A part of Xenopus tropicalis strain Nigerian chromosome 4, UCB_Xtro_10.0, whole genome shotgun sequence genomic DNA contains:
- the ces3.7 gene encoding carboxylesterase 5A, with the protein MGSLIKVLLLCCATLEIYGTGQNDVKKLVTTKYGQLLGKTVGVKGTDRSVHAFMGVPFAKPPTGPLRYADPQPPEPWSSVREATAPPSMCIQNPAIMEKSVTVFKANSVLPPVSEDCLYLNVFTPAGREENAKLPVMVFIHGGGLVIGYASLYDGSALSVYENVVMVSVQYRLGLLGFFSTGDKEVPGNLGFLDQVAALQWVQENIKAFGGDPQSVTLFGESAGGLSVSAHILSPLSKNLFHRAIAESGVAVFPNLMVHKTEDVLFGRDLIANISGCDLPLLLNCLKEKTEDEILAITLAMGFTILPACVDGVFLPKPAEEILAAKESNPVPFIIGVNNHEFGWEIPMSLNISGFRGGMEKKDIEALLQFSILHLDSNAISSIMEEYFGDTNDQIEIRNNFLELGGDMLFVIPALRTAKYHRDSGLPVYFYEFQHRPSLYENSKDDFVKADHGDELYFVLGGPFLNGDVTFQGDGTDEEKVLSRKIMKYWSNFARNGDPNGPGLTEWLKYDEDEDYLEICLEQKLSQRLKEEKFKFWTITLPEIMMRIEKRKDHIEL; encoded by the exons ATGGGATCCCTGATTAAAGTGCTTCTTTTGTGTTGTGCCACCCTGGAAATCTATGGAACAG GGCAAAATGATGTAAAGAAATTGGTGACTACAAAGTATGGACAGCTACTTGGAAAAACAGTGGGTGTAAAGGGAACAGACAGATCAGTTCATGCTTTTATGGGCGTCCCCTTTGCAAAGCCACCTACTGGACCACTAAGATATGCTGATCCACAGCCCCCGGAGCCATGGAGCTCTGTCAGGGAAGCCACGGCACCTCCATCCAT GTGTATACAAAATCCAGCAATAATGGAAAAGTCTGTGACTGTATTCAAGGCAAATTCTGTGCTGCCCCCAGTCTCAGAGGATTGTCTGTACCTAAATGTCTTCACTCCAGCAGGCAGAGAGGAGAATGCCAAGCTACCT GTCATGGTGTTCATTCATGGAGGAGGATTGGTCATAGGATATGCATCCCTTTATGATGGCTCTGCTTTAAGTGTCTACGAAAATGTTGTAATGGTGTCAGTGCAATACAGACTGGGTCTTCTAGGATTTTTTAG TACTGGTGATAAGGAAGTTCCAGGAAATTTGGGATTCCTGGATCAAGTGGCAGCTCTTCAATGGGTTCAAGAAAACATTAAGGCGTTCGGAGGTGACCCACAGTCTGTCACATTATTTGGGGAATCTGCAGGTGGACTAAGTGTTTCTGCCCAC ATATTATCTCCCCTATCAAAGAATCTGTTCCACAGAGCCATAGCTGAGAGCGGGGTTGCAGTATTTCCTAATCTGATGGTCCATAAAACCGAAGATGTTCTTTTTGGTCGAGAT CTGATTGCCAATATATCTGGGTGTGATTTACCTCTTTTACTAAACTGTCTGAAAGAGAAGACAGAAGATGAGATTTTGGCAATTACTCTAGCCATG GGATTCACAATCTTACCTGCCTGTGTAGATGGTGTGTTTCTTCCCAAGCCTGCAGAAGAAATCTTAGCTGCAAAGGAAAGCAATCCGGTCCCCTTTATTATTGGCGTTAATAACCATGAGTTTGGCTGGGAGATTCCTATG TCCCTCAATATCAGTGGATTCAGAGGTGGAATGGAGAAGAAAGACATTGAGGCACTACTACAATTTTCTATATTG CATCTAGATTCCAATGCCATTTCTTCCATTATGGAAGAGTACTTTGGAGACACAAATGACCAAATAGAAATCAGGAACAATTTTCTGGAACTGGGAGGAGACATGCTATTTGTTATACCTGCCCTCAGGACTGCTAAATATCACCGAG ATTCGGGGCTTCCTGTTTACTTCTATGAATTTCAGCACCGCCCTTCATTGTATGAAAACTCAAAAGATGACTTTGTTAAAGCCGATCATGGTGATGAACTTTACTTTGTCCTTGGTGGGCCGTTCCTAAATGGTGATGTAACATTCCAAG GTGATGGAACAGATGAAGAAAAAGTCCTTAGTAGGAAAATCATGAAATACTGGTCGAACTTTGCTAGAAATGG GGATCCTAATGGGCCTGGTTTGACAGAATGGCTAAAATATGATGAAGATGAAGACTATCTGGAAATTTGCCTGGAACAGAAGTTGTCTCAAAGACTAAAGGAAGAGAAATTTAAGTTCTGGACTATTACCCTCCCTGAAATAATGATGAGGATAGAAAAGAGAAAAGACCACATCGAGCTGTGA